The sequence AACGTGTGCTCGTAGGAGCGGCCTTGCGAGGCGGTCAGAATACCCTGATGAGATGAGCGGGCGATCTGTTCGATCAGGCGTTCGATGGCATGGCTGGCGCGTTTGACGATAACCGGGTTATCCGCCAGCGCGGCGAGGGCGCTCAGTCCTTTCAAGTCAATGGGAAAATAGGGCGCGGAGTTCCATTCGGCCATTTCATATTGTTCAAAATGGTCGAGCCATGCCGTGATGCGTTGTTCTCCAACCTGCGCCTGCTCCGCGCCGCTGCGCCCCGATCTGACGAAGGTCGCGTGCGGGAAAAAACTGCCGGCGAGGTAAGCGGCGGTGTGAAACAGCAGGGCATGGTTTTCTGAGAAATACCACTGAACATCATTGCCTGGCTCATCCATCCAGTAACGGAAATTCAAAATGGCATCATCAATGCGCCGGCGCGTGGTGGGGGTAATCGCCTCGCCAAACCTGATGCGGCACCACAGCAGGGGCACCAGCGTAAAGTCGGCGCAGTCGTGGCAATCAACAACGGAGGGCAACACCGCTTCCAGCATCGCGTCGGTTTCCCGACCGGACTGTCCGCGAGCCAGACGAGCCAGCGCTTTTACGCTACTCATTTCGCCATGTTCCGCAACCGTGGCCAGCGCTTCTTCAATGCGTTCGGCCTGCGTGACGGGAACTGCTTTTTGCCGATCCGCATGGCATATTTCTACGCCAATATTGCGGCTTGCGCTGAACTCACCAGATTGTAGGGTAATAATGAAGTTTCTGAAGTCCGCCGGAATTTGCTCGGTTGCCGCCAGCGTAAGGCGCTGTTCGCCTTTTCCGAGCGCCGAGTTCAGCAATACCGGCTTATCAAGAGAAATAAAGTCCCCGATAACCTGACAACTTACCTGAATATCCTCGGTTGCCGCCTGCGCAAACTCGATGGCGATATCACCGGTAAAGTAAGCGGAATGACTGAATGCCATGCCCTCAAGCATACTTTCTATTTTTTCCACCCGCTCCGGCGCAATAGGGACGGGCAGCGCGACGAATGCGCCGACGCCGGACAGATAATCCAACTGGAAAAAGAAGCGGATATCGCGTTCGGCAAGATCGTCGAAGTAAATGACAACTTCATTCAGCCCTTTATTTAACGGGACGGCGACCTCAATACTGTTTTCGAGATTGCGCTGATAACGGGCGCTCCAGGCTATTTCCTGGCCGCCGACAAAGAGTATTGCGCCGCCGCAGGTGGTTAACCGGAATGTCGCTTCGCCCTGTTGCCCGGCCTGAATAAAGGTTCTTGCCCAGGCGCCGACGCGCGTTGGACGGAACCAGAATCCCGATAAATCCACACGATCCGAGCCAAACGGCAGCCACCACCGTACCGGATGGCATTCGCTTAACGGAATAGGGCGTTTGTCAGCGAATTTTTCCGAGAAATCAGAACGACAAGGATAAGTATGCGGAATGAAATTCTTGTGTTTGCTCAGGAAGAAAAAGGGATCCATATCACCCTGCATCGGGCGATCGGCAACGTCATAACGTTGTTCTGCTATTTTGGAAAGCTGCCAATAACGAACGGCGTCGCCATTAGCCAGTTGATGTTCACTGAAATACGTTTCTGGATTATTAGTCATAGTAATATATCTCCAGGATACAGAGTGCTTAACCGTTTATACCCGCCATATTTCAAGTTGCCTGTGCTAGCCGGTCCTTCCTGTAACTCGAATTATTTAGGGGTTAGAAGTTCGACAATATAACTATTGAGGATTTTATTTCATGTTTGCCTCCGCTAATGATGTTCGCGAATGCCTTCAGTCAGACATAATATTGCTAATGCCTGGCCGTAACCGGTTGGCTGAATAGGAATATCTTTATAAAATTGCAGCGTTCTTCCCATACGGGTGCCGTAAGAGACGTTACGTACCGTACCGTCTTGATCAATGTTGTCGCATACCGCTTTTAGCGCGCGTAACCCAGCCTGACGCCAGGATTTATCGCCAATCCCCAATCGCGCGCCCTTCAGCAATCCATAACCAAAACCGGCCGTGGCGGAAATTTCTTCATAGGAATCAGGATGATCGAGCAGAGTGTGCCATGCGCCGCCTGGCGCCTGTAATTTGAGCAGCGTATCAACCTGGGTTTGCAAACAGCCCAGCAGGTATTGACGCACGCCGGGATCCAGTTCCGTAAGTTCAATAAATTCAAGAATACCTACGGTGATCCAGGAATTACCCCGCGCCCAGCGTGCGCGCGCAAAATGACTTTTTTCTTTGAAACTCCAGCCGTGAAACCACAGGCCGGTTTCCGGATCGTTCAAATAACGGGCGTGGAGTAAAAATTGCCGCACGGCCTCCGCGACTAATTCCTTACGGCCGGATACCGTACCGTAATGCGCTAAAAA comes from Brenneria nigrifluens DSM 30175 = ATCC 13028 and encodes:
- a CDS encoding glycoside hydrolase family 88/105 protein — translated: MLNNTDLQARLNSLLTGITGLKNQGRFQEPNLDGTPGDYISFDSWEWPQGVGIYGLVRLWEFTRRDDIYLLIEKWFEKQFNSGLPKLNVNTTAPMLPLSLFWAHTKNPQYQEILDNWANRVINELPRTPEMGFQHIVSDGVNDMELWDDTLFMVVLFLAHYGTVSGRKELVAEAVRQFLLHARYLNDPETGLWFHGWSFKEKSHFARARWARGNSWITVGILEFIELTELDPGVRQYLLGCLQTQVDTLLKLQAPGGAWHTLLDHPDSYEEISATAGFGYGLLKGARLGIGDKSWRQAGLRALKAVCDNIDQDGTVRNVSYGTRMGRTLQFYKDIPIQPTGYGQALAILCLTEGIREHH